CTGTCCAAAATAGCTCGAAGATAAAATCACCCGTCACAAAGCACGTGTTACGTCTACACTGGACAGACTAGCTCACCAGGTGGCGCTAGAGAAAAAGGAACGAGCAGATAGGTGCAGAGCGTTCAAGGTAAGGACACTTCAGTATAAAATGAGCTGCTATCGTTTGTTGCTTGTTAGATTGTAATGAAGCTGTTAATTGTTCGGAGGTGTCTGTATCAGACCGTTGTCTTCAGTTACTTTCTTCATCTTGCTTTTAAAAGCAAATGACCTGTGATCGTCACTAGGgcacatttttaatacaaaaggcaaaaaaaggtTTACGCCAACCTTGAAGTTCCAACTTTCAAATTTTATGTAATCATtactgaaataataatttattctACTAgtgtttccatccaaatgttcACGTGCATTCAGCACAACATCTACAGTGACAAATGAAATTCGATATGCCTTATACATTCTGAGGGATCTACCTTGAATCAAAATTATATAATCACCcttcaaatgataaaatagaTAAAGAGAGATACGATATTATCGAaacataatatttaatttattaaatactCTGCAAAAATTGTCTTCATATACTTATTCCGCTGGCAAAACCTCAGTAACAGTGTTATAAACAGCTgttatttgcagtttttaatttagagacaaaatgtaactttaaaagCTCAGTAGGAATTTTCTGTGTGGTGTGTTGGTATATGGGGTCAATAAAGGCCAGTTGTAGCAGCAACAGTGCCACCTTGTGGGCAAAATGGATAGAAATCAAATTGGTGCAGGTTATAGTACCAGGATGAAtaaacagctgtgttttcagtcCATACAACAACATTATAGTGTCTGCACTTAGAAAACCGATATTAAACACTGTTGGGTTCCGCTGTAATGTAAGGCATGTGTAAAAAAGATAGAATATGTGCTGTTATTGttcatctctttatttctctttgtcaGGAGAAGCAAATCTTACAGAGAGCTCATGGACAGCAGGAGTTGGCTTTTAGTACTGCAAATGGAGTTAATCAGGAAGCAAAGCGCTGTGTAGACATGTGGTTAAAGATGCCAGGTAAATTTTTAATCTGGATCAGAAATCTGTTGCATTGTCACTGACATTGTCACTTGTAACTCTGTCAGAAAAACTTGAAGTGTTTTTCTGACATgtgctgtttaatatttttaccagtatgttttttttttgtgctgctgcagtgacCTAATTATCATAgggattgattgattgatcgatCAATCTAGGCATGCAAATGAGACACCAAACTGTTACAGTGCTACTATGTTGTGTCACTTGATGGATTCTGTGCACCTGGTTATATTGTAcctctgtgtgtatttaggTCCTCAACCTGGAGTGATCGCTGCTGGTTCTGGAAGAAGGCACAGACCTACTTCTTTCCCCAGAAACAGTTTAACTAGACACACTTGTCCAGTGATTAACTGTGGTCGAGTTTATGACAATGCATCCCTCCTTGATGGGCACTTAAAAAGGTGATCATTTTATGGTCAATTCAGTGTAGGTATAATGCTTTGAACCATTTTCCTGTGAacaatttgtcatattttgaaGTAAAATATCCTGTGTGCAGGTTTGATCATTCCCCTTGTGATCCAGCTATCAATCTGAAGGGATGTCCATCTGAGCTCTTTGCCTGTGTTGCGTGTGGGCAACATTTTCAGACCAAAGAAGCATGGAGGAAACATCTTGAGACTAAGGTTCATGCACACAAGACTCCTGCTCTGTGAATGTTTTATCAATTAGTTTTGGATAGTCATAGTTGACTATTGATTTTATTGGAGTAAAATAATTCTAGACTGTTCTGTTTTGAACCTTAGGTGTCCTCATCTACTGCTGATGCTCACAGGATCACTCAGACCTATCAGCGGATTGTGTGTTTTGCCTGTCCGGCCTGCTACCTTCTCTTCAACCTCCGAGATGAGTGTCTTCAGCACATGTCAGCCAAAAACCACTTCACAGAGGCACTCGCCATGAATGGTAAAGGTTTATtgaacaattttattttctgtacatCTTCATTGAAACCTTACATATCCAAATCTCCTAATCTTAAAGAAAGGACTCAGGAGGTATAGCAAGATTTCatgtacattttacttttctcttcttgttAAAGAACCCAGAGGGCGAGCACTGCCAGTTCCTGTCCCACAATATGTTAAGAATTATTTCATTGCTTTGTGCAAGGATACAGCGTTCAATGTCCGATGCTCTTTATGTCACAAAGTACTGATGTCGCACCAGACAGCTCAAGCTCACTTTAagtaagtttttcttttttttttcttttctatttttacattaGTCTGGTATGAGGTGTTACATTTTTGCATAGCAGACACtgatgtttgtttaaaatttctGTTAGTCTTTTTTGTGGAAGtgacttttactgttttttgtttttttttcttccttatttttctgcttcagtgtGTACTGCAGACAAGGCTGTGCCGTGGCCAAGGCTGATAAAACAATAGTGCAGGTGATGAAACAGCTGCAAGTGCGAGGGCAGTGCTCTCTCTGCTGTAAAATCTTCCTCAGCCAAGCTGAAATTGAGAGACACAAAGAATCGGCCCAGCATGATGTGGAGGTCAACCAAACAATGGAGAAAGCACTTCTTCAGTACTGCAGGTTTGGTGAAATTCAACACACCCAGAGGGCTAAAGAGGCACAGGGGAAGAGAAAGTCCACTGGCTTTGAAACACCTTTTCAAAAACACCAGAGGAAAAGTGattgtgaaatatttccagCCAAACGGCAGAGACATAGCCCGATCGTGAATGGCAGCACAAGTAGAAACTCAGCAACAGCATGGTACTGCGAGTGTGGACTACAATTCTCAGAGGAGGCTGCGGCCAGTAAGCACCTCCTGGCTGTGAACCAGATTTTCCAtcagtgtggtgtgtgtggcAAACACATGGGAGAGTCTTCAATTACCCGCCTGCATATGAGTCGCTTTCATGGGGGAGCTCATCTCTCCAACTTCCTCTTCTACTGCCGTAAGTGCAGAGTGGAAATGCCCCGGTATGAAGATATCCTGTCGCACGTGTCAGAAGCTCACAGCGGACACACCTACTTCACTGAACAAGAAGTGTCTGAGGAGGTCGCCACAGTCATCGACGCCAAGCCGTCCACCAGCAAAGAAGTCCCCCTTCATTCATCCTCCAAGTCCATAGTCCAGCAACACACAGTAGAGCCATCTACTTCAAAAGCAGAGCAAACTTGGATGTGCAGGATGTGCGAGGATATCTTTGACTCAGAAGCGGCCGTCCACAAACACTGCCGTGACGTGAGCACTCACAGCTTCCAGCGGTTCATCTGTGGACACTGTCCTCAGAAGTTCTTTAAAGAGTCCACTGTACGTAGACACTGTATGAATGAGCACAATGGGCAGATAAAGAGCTCCCACTTCTGTGGCCTCTGCGACAGCATGCAGTTTGAATCTGAAGGCGAGTTCTTGGAGCACTACAAGAGTCTTCACAGTAAGGACTACTACTGTATGGATGATGTTGAAGTTGTGCAGCCTACTGTTGCTGAAGGCACCAGCCAGCTTACATGCCCATGCATGGGTTCAGAAAAGAgtaaagaggaaatgaaaactaCATATACACAATGCATGAGGAGTCTGGCCgctgaaggaaaatgtcagtATGTGTGTACTCCTTGTTGTGTATCTATGCCTTCCTATGCCCAGATGAAGACTCATGTCCACACAAAACATGCAGCCTTGAACCTGGACAAGACCTTTGATGTAGAATGCAAAGCTTGCCAGGAGAGTTTTACGGGTGTACCGAGTTTCCATAAACACTATCACTCACGACACTGTACACTGGAACCCTGCATGAGCTCCAGGACCTGCAAGAAAGGCATGAAAGCAGAACCCaccactgtaaaaatactccatgcTGTGGAGATCAAACCAGACAAAAATGGTAAATCAgtttacaacacatttttggtaTATTCTATCTATGTTTGCATACAGCATTTAATTCTCTTTTACAGAGAGTGAAGACGAAACACGGGGGGAGGTTCTGAACATCTATCAAGCCAGCAAAGAGAGTGAAGCAAATGAAAGTAGGCAATAAACAATACATAACCAGTGTGTAACTCAGGCCACACAGAAAAATAGATAAGTaagcaaatgtgtgtgagagagagaattattttcccaaaaacctataaaatataacaaacgAACTGGTATTGCATCTGTAAGCTTGAAGTTATGAAATGcctttcatactgtatatacatgtataatgACTTACtcttacctccaccaaggaggttgtGTATATACCcatgttggttggtttgttttgtagttttatttgtcagccacattacgcaaaaagtactgaactgatttccaCCACActtggagggatggggcatgggctagggaagaacccattagattttggggcagatccggatcatctttttatgaatttgatttttttacacatttttaaatttttgtaagTAATAGTTTGGATGTCTTTAAGTATCTAATAAGTACAGATTTTAATGAACCAGCTGCGCTTTTCTTTGTGTTCTATTACAGATggttcagatgaggagatgaagCACGCACTGTCTTTGATTGAAGACGAAGCAAGAGAGTCAGCAGGTACATTATAAAAGAATATGAATACATAAACTCAAGATAATAGTGCACTTAATAATGTTAATGACGTGcattaaaagattaatcaaaagcaataaaatgtggacaactggagagaaaaaagaatctTACACTTGTGAAGAAGTCAACATAAGATTTTCTCAATGTTGTACAATGTTGTGGCAATTTgcattcttttatttctgtgtttttttttttttttttttttttttttttcacagagttGGAAGAAGCTCTTAAAAGAAGTCTTCTGGAATTCTAATGACCAGAAATCTTTTTGTGACACAGTTCATCAGACATtatattgaaatgttttgtacAAGGTAATTGTGTTcagaatatattaaataaatgttagtcgttattttactttttctacgtttttaatcatttttaaaatcaatatagGACATCGCAGGCTTCATTTTAGAAATCCTCTCTACATCGAGTAGAGAGCACCACCCAGATATTACTGTCACTGGCAGATCCCACGTTTTGGAAGGTTGGTTTGCTGTCGATTCATGCACAGTCCTCTGTTTTGAAAGACTCAGCACTTCAAGTGTGTCGACACATGTGCTATAGATGGCGTTGATGACACTGCAAGATGCCATAGCTGAACTTGTGACCACATTCCTATGTGTGTCTCCAGTTGCAGTCTATCTTTTCATTGCAGGCATGGAATCCAGTGTATCTTATGCAGCAGACTTTCCTGAAGTGCTGTCACACAGGTCCTGAACTTAATGTGATGGAGTGTTAGCTCATTCTTCTGTTATGCTTGCCTGGGGTCAGCAGGATTAAGAGAGGCATTATTCCCCCTGTGCTAAGGAAATGTGATAGTGTGATGACATAATCTGGAGCACAGGGTACCATAAACACTACAGTGAAAATATTACCCATCTGGATGAAGATAAAAAATTTAGGATACCATCAGGGGtctgtttttgtgcttgtgcGCTGGCTTGAATATAAACAGTGGGAGTCCTGTATAATTTCAGCATCAGTTCTGGCAGAAGCTCTTTGGGCTCTGTTAGTTTCCTCATGTTGTCTTTAAAAGGATTATTGGAAGAATTATTGAGTGGATTAACACGATTGCCATTCAGACATATTTTGTGTTGCTGCCTTTGTAATTGGGGTATACATGTATTTCCAAAATaggtttcattttctctcttgcattttatttttcacatccTATTTGTCACATGCATAATTTGTGattatttcaagttttattATATGTCAAACAGATAATGAAGAAAACTGTCCAATATACTAAAATAGTTTTGAGATAGTGGCCCAGTTGATGAACAGAGAGTGTTTATAAACTCCTGAAGCAGCTGATGCGGGACTGGTTGTGGTTATTTTACCCTCGATGTTGAATTTGGCAGCAGCCGCCTAACTACAATTTCAACCACTGGTCAGAAACCCATCCAAGTCTCATTCAGCAAGTTGTGTAGGACATGACAGATGGATCTGGGTGATTTGTTTGATGATCCATAAAATCCATATACTTTATGATATCCTAGTCAGTGATAGAAATCCGTgtcatcagtaaaatgttccaAGAGCAGATTCAAAGTTGAAGAGTTTTTGCCCTTTATCTAATTTATCAGATATGTTAAGAATGAACAAACGAAAACCCAGTCATCTCAAGCCCACTCTAAGCCGGGGTTTCCAAAGCCATAGTAATGAGTACTGCAACAGAACCaaattctgctttaaaaaaacaaaaaaacaaaacacccttACCTATAGacatttgtgaaatgtgaaaaaagtgacaaatgtcAAAGCAGTTATATGTAAACATCTGTAAATTAAACTAAAGCTTAGTCTAAGTATTCTTGAGGACCCAGTGGGGCTTCTCAGGGACCTGTGGGGGTCCTCGGGTCCGACGTTGGGAAACCACTGATCTGTTCCGGGCTCCTCGGGAAACTTCTACGAGGAGCGAGAGAAGGAAGTTGCAGCCCATGTTAGGAAATGTTCTCCCTGGGGCGTTACTGTTCGCCGGACGGCTCCGAGCGCTGAGCGCACACGGGATTCGGTCTTAGGCGTGGATCGTCATCACAATAATAACAgtagtgataaaaaaaaatcattcaccATCATGGCTCAAGCAAAAATCCAGGCGAAAATGAACGAAGCTCCCTGCAGCAAGTTCAGCAGGACGCTGTCCATGGCAGATCGCTCCGGACGACTCCTGGAAAGTTTGGATCAGCTGGAAACCAGGTACCGTCACGTAACAGGCCTTGATATGTGCGGTACACACCGTATACTCGAGGAGCTGTTTGGACGTTGTATGGCTGCTCACGCCTCTCACAACTTCAGTGAACCCGGCTCATAAAGCAAACGAACGTAATCCTAAGTAGAGGAGAGAAAGTGGTTGTCGCAATTTttcaaaactgcagcagatcgcctctgatttaaaataaaataaaattaaaaaaaaaaattagtggGTGTAGGTGGGGATCTTACAACAGAAAAATCACTAGTCCCTGCACCCTAACGTGGATTGATGGTGATATTCCCATTCATCGCCTGAGCATGATAAGGAAGCCGTTATTTTTTTGCAGCGACAGGACGGGGTTGTGTAAGTGGACGGCGGTGGTTGTgactcttttctgtctgtgccaGGGTGGAGGCTTTACGCGAGGCAGCATCGGCCATGGAGCAGGAAAGGGAGTGCATCCTGGAAATGATTCAGTCCATACAGAACAGTCAAGAGATACGCAACATCTGTGCTGGTGAGGCTGCCGACTGCGTTTTTAACAATGACTttacaggaagaagaagagaaaacaaaaactacaatgGATATGGACTAtaatggtgtgtttttaatccaCACATTGTTTGTAGCCGTTGTAACATTGTGATCCAGTGAGGTTATGCTCGGAAGGTCGTATGATAGCTGGGTGGTGGTGCTGAAGAACCCCAAGGGATTTAAAAAGGAACAAGGCAACATGATAGTTTTTGCATCCCACCCAAGAGAAGATAAAAGCTCGCATTAACCCTGACTCCCCCTAGTAACCCATACTTATAGTGTAATGTAGGACATGCACTTCCATTCAAATAATCATACGGTATGTATCAACTATATGGATCCCAATTTCTGATTTCCCAAATGAAGTATGTCCACCTTAACTCAATACAGTACCATAGTCTAACTATagaatactgtacatacagggATTGGAAATTAGATGAACATCCCTCCATAAACACCACCATTGTGAACCTTATAATGTATTATGTATCAATTTTGTTAAGTGTATTTCGTTGCattgcatatacacacatgctgtatttaaatatataatacaatataatgcaATATGATACTAGAATCTTGATCTGTCAACTGCATGGAAAAAAGTGCACTAAGTGCACAGAGTTGAATCATCACCTTTCTGACACAGTCTTGAAAATTAAGTTCCATAAGTTCCACAAGCGTAGTTAATTGTAGTGCAGGTATCTGCAGTGCCATCCTGTTGGATTGCGTTGCGTTAAACTAGGACTGGAGCCTATCCCGACATCGCAGCATACAATAACCAATACCATCACATTTCACCcgacttgtttttgtttggatggTGGGAGGAAACTCCACACAGTAAGGATGAGGACAAGAATCCTGTTGTGAGGTGACACTTTGCCACTGCTCGGCCCCTTACAGTAGATTGCATCGATGTTCTTATTATTCTGCCCACCGCTGTATTACcactgtatttaatttatttaaggAGCATTGAATTGTCTCTTACTTTATGTCTTctaggggagagagaggagttaAATTTAACCGCCAATCGTCTAATGGGCCGAACGCTGTCTGTGGAGATCTCTGTTGGCACAATCAGAAACTCCCAGCAGGAGGAGGCGCTGCAAAAGGCCAGATCTATAATAgatgaaatagtgaaaaagttACTGGATGACATGGACGGTGGCCGGCAGCAGCTGCTGGCTCTGCACGCGGCCTGTGTGACTGAGGCGACGCCCGTCCCCATCAACCAAAAGTTTCAGGCCTTAGTGATCAGCTGCGCCCTGGAAGACCAGAAGAAGATCAAGCAGAGGCTGGAGACTTTGTTGAGGAACGTCGAAAATGCTGTAAAGAACATCAAGATTATGGATCACCAAAAACTGGAGGACCCGCAAGCCAATGGCAGTCAATAGGACGCGTCAccacaacataaaatgtgacttACATGCTACTAACCTCACTCTGTCGTAACCCAGACCAGTCACTAAGGGACAAATTACAGTGATACCGAACTTTAGGgccaaaaatacagaaaagcacATCTCACGAGTGAACACACATTATCATTCACCCGGAAGGAATATTAAAGTGATTTCTGTGCATaatcaagttttattttcacattatcgTCATATACACTTACCCACTTAATACGAATCGTTTATTATTTAAATCCACTACACCATGCTtgttcacatacacacttgagacagaaaaagatacaACAGCATAGTTCCTCATTGCaggtttgttcatttttcttggAAAATCCAGTGCTGAAAATCAACGTATAAATAAGTGACCATAATGTGTCAGTATATAGTCTACCAAGGTGATACTGCAGTGTAAAAAGCAGTTAATAGCTATTTTATATCTAGGTTGCAGTCACTGTGATAAGGAAAGTGACTTATCCAACATCTGGACTGAGGATCAGCACAAGAGCATCCAAATAACAGTGAAAGAATGTGCCTGGTGAGcactggttaaggttagaaaatTGCTCAATGAATCCAGTGTTCATTGagtatctttttctgtttcactgtctcACCTTCTGGATCAGGCACTTGGTTAAGAATTTGGGGAGTGCATACACTACCTCTTTGTGTGAAGGCAACACAAATCACATTAAGCTGTGGATTTTAGTTCATATTTGCACAAAGCCGTTTTTAATGTTAGATTGTgtcaaaaaactaaataaaaaaaacactttgactAATAAGTGAATGTGTCAGGGGCGTCCTATTGCTGTAACAGATGGGAATACAGTTATCAGTTGGTTCTCTATTCTACAGCCAGTAGGTTATAACACCCTGA
This region of Xiphias gladius isolate SHS-SW01 ecotype Sanya breed wild chromosome 11, ASM1685928v1, whole genome shotgun sequence genomic DNA includes:
- the znf451 gene encoding E3 SUMO-protein ligase ZNF451 isoform X2, coding for MSSPAQADEDEVEEEVEFVSLEDKITRHKARVTSTLDRLAHQVALEKKERADRCRAFKEKQILQRAHGQQELAFSTANGVNQEAKRCVDMWLKMPGPQPGVIAAGSGRRHRPTSFPRNSLTRHTCPVINCGRVYDNASLLDGHLKRFDHSPCDPAINLKGCPSELFACVACGQHFQTKEAWRKHLETKVSSSTADAHRITQTYQRIVCFACPACYLLFNLRDECLQHMSAKNHFTEALAMNEPRGRALPVPVPQYVKNYFIALCKDTAFNVRCSLCHKVLMSHQTAQAHFNVYCRQGCAVAKADKTIVQVMKQLQVRGQCSLCCKIFLSQAEIERHKESAQHDVEVNQTMEKALLQYCRFGEIQHTQRAKEAQGKRKSTGFETPFQKHQRKSDCEIFPAKRQRHSPIVNGSTSRNSATAWYCECGLQFSEEAAASKHLLAVNQIFHQCGVCGKHMGESSITRLHMSRFHGGAHLSNFLFYCRKCRVEMPRYEDILSHVSEAHSGHTYFTEQEVSEEVATVIDAKPSTSKEVPLHSSSKSIVQQHTVEPSTSKAEQTWMCRMCEDIFDSEAAVHKHCRDVSTHSFQRFICGHCPQKFFKESTVRRHCMNEHNGQIKSSHFCGLCDSMQFESEGEFLEHYKSLHSKDYYCMDDVEVVQPTVAEGTSQLTCPCMGSEKSKEEMKTTYTQCMRSLAAEGKCQYVCTPCCVSMPSYAQMKTHVHTKHAALNLDKTFDVECKACQESFTGVPSFHKHYHSRHCTLEPCMSSRTCKKGMKAEPTTVKILHAVEIKPDKNESEDETRGEVLNIYQASKESEANENGSDEEMKHALSLIEDEARESAELEEALKRSLLEF
- the znf451 gene encoding E3 SUMO-protein ligase ZNF451 isoform X1 produces the protein MSSPAQADEDEVEEEVEFVSEGPLRPVLECIDLLSDSEDEGCSSLAGALEDKITRHKARVTSTLDRLAHQVALEKKERADRCRAFKEKQILQRAHGQQELAFSTANGVNQEAKRCVDMWLKMPGPQPGVIAAGSGRRHRPTSFPRNSLTRHTCPVINCGRVYDNASLLDGHLKRFDHSPCDPAINLKGCPSELFACVACGQHFQTKEAWRKHLETKVSSSTADAHRITQTYQRIVCFACPACYLLFNLRDECLQHMSAKNHFTEALAMNEPRGRALPVPVPQYVKNYFIALCKDTAFNVRCSLCHKVLMSHQTAQAHFNVYCRQGCAVAKADKTIVQVMKQLQVRGQCSLCCKIFLSQAEIERHKESAQHDVEVNQTMEKALLQYCRFGEIQHTQRAKEAQGKRKSTGFETPFQKHQRKSDCEIFPAKRQRHSPIVNGSTSRNSATAWYCECGLQFSEEAAASKHLLAVNQIFHQCGVCGKHMGESSITRLHMSRFHGGAHLSNFLFYCRKCRVEMPRYEDILSHVSEAHSGHTYFTEQEVSEEVATVIDAKPSTSKEVPLHSSSKSIVQQHTVEPSTSKAEQTWMCRMCEDIFDSEAAVHKHCRDVSTHSFQRFICGHCPQKFFKESTVRRHCMNEHNGQIKSSHFCGLCDSMQFESEGEFLEHYKSLHSKDYYCMDDVEVVQPTVAEGTSQLTCPCMGSEKSKEEMKTTYTQCMRSLAAEGKCQYVCTPCCVSMPSYAQMKTHVHTKHAALNLDKTFDVECKACQESFTGVPSFHKHYHSRHCTLEPCMSSRTCKKGMKAEPTTVKILHAVEIKPDKNESEDETRGEVLNIYQASKESEANENGSDEEMKHALSLIEDEARESAELEEALKRSLLEF
- the znf451 gene encoding E3 SUMO-protein ligase ZNF451 isoform X3, which gives rise to MSSPAQADEDEVEEEVEFVSEGPLRPVLECIDLLSDSEDEGCSSLAGALEDKITRHKARVTSTLDRLAHQVALEKKERADRCRAFKEKQILQRAHGQQELAFSTANGVNQEAKRCVDMWLKMPGPQPGVIAAGSGRRHRPTSFPRNSLTRHTCPVINCGRVYDNASLLDGHLKRFDHSPCDPAINLKGCPSELFACVACGQHFQTKEAWRKHLETKVSSSTADAHRITQTYQRIVCFACPACYLLFNLRDECLQHMSAKNHFTEALAMNEPRGRALPVPVPQYVKNYFIALCKDTAFNVRCSLCHKVLMSHQTAQAHFNVYCRQGCAVAKADKTIVQVMKQLQVRGQCSLCCKIFLSQAEIERHKESAQHDVEVNQTMEKALLQYCRFGEIQHTQRAKEAQGKRKSTGFETPFQKHQRKSDCEIFPAKRQRHSPIVNGSTSRNSATAWYCECGLQFSEEAAASKHLLAVNQIFHQCGVCGKHMGESSITRLHMSRFHGGAHLSNFLFYCRKCRVEMPRYEDILSHVSEAHSGHTYFTEQEVSEEVATVIDAKPSTSKEVPLHSSSKSIVQQHTVEPSTSKAEQTWMCRMCEDIFDSEAAVHKHCRDVSTHSFQRFICGHCPQKFFKESTVRRHCMNEHNGQIKSSHFCGLCDSMQFESEGEFLEHYKSLHSKDYYCMDDVEVVQPTVAEGTSQLTCPCMGSEKSKEEMKTTYTQCMRSLAAEGKCQYVCTPCCVSMPSYAQMKTHVHTKHAALNLDKTFDVECKACQESFTGVPSFHKHYHSRHCTLEPCMSSRTCKKGMKAEPTTVKILHAVEIKPDKNESEDETRGEVLNIYQASKESEANMVQMRR
- the bag2 gene encoding BAG family molecular chaperone regulator 2, whose amino-acid sequence is MAQAKIQAKMNEAPCSKFSRTLSMADRSGRLLESLDQLETRVEALREAASAMEQERECILEMIQSIQNSQEIRNICAGEREELNLTANRLMGRTLSVEISVGTIRNSQQEEALQKARSIIDEIVKKLLDDMDGGRQQLLALHAACVTEATPVPINQKFQALVISCALEDQKKIKQRLETLLRNVENAVKNIKIMDHQKLEDPQANGSQ